The following coding sequences lie in one Bordetella genomosp. 9 genomic window:
- a CDS encoding ABC transporter permease has protein sequence MALFILRRLIQSLFVLIAVSIVVFFAVYAVGDPIELLVSPEASLADRQQMIARLGLDLPVWQQYGNFVWRALHGDLGNSFVQGVPAISLILQRVPATLELVVAAIALTCVLGIPLGLLAGLRRDTALGRGILATSVLGFSLPAFWLGMMLILMFAVWLGWLPASGRGETVTVLGIPFSFLTLDGLSHMAMPALNLALANVALVLRLTASGVTEAQNQEYVKFARAKGLPARRIVGRHILRNILIPVVTVVGMEFGHLIAYSTITETVFAWPGMGKLLIDSVYQLDRPVVVAYVMFVTLLFVLINLIVDILYAVLDPRVQLTAARG, from the coding sequence GTGGCCTTGTTCATCCTGCGCAGGCTCATACAGAGCCTGTTCGTGCTTATCGCCGTATCCATCGTCGTGTTTTTCGCCGTCTATGCGGTCGGCGATCCGATCGAACTTCTCGTCAGCCCCGAAGCGAGTTTGGCCGACCGGCAGCAAATGATCGCGCGCCTGGGGCTGGACCTGCCTGTGTGGCAGCAGTATGGGAATTTCGTCTGGCGCGCGCTGCACGGCGACCTGGGCAATTCCTTCGTGCAGGGCGTGCCGGCCATTTCGCTCATCCTGCAACGCGTGCCCGCGACGCTGGAACTGGTGGTGGCCGCCATCGCGCTGACCTGTGTGCTCGGCATCCCGCTGGGCCTGCTCGCGGGCCTGCGCCGCGACACGGCGTTGGGCCGCGGCATCCTCGCGACCTCCGTTCTGGGTTTCTCGCTGCCGGCCTTCTGGCTTGGCATGATGCTCATCCTGATGTTTGCCGTGTGGCTGGGATGGCTGCCGGCGTCGGGCCGCGGCGAAACGGTCACCGTGCTCGGGATCCCGTTTTCCTTCCTGACGCTGGACGGGCTGTCGCACATGGCGATGCCGGCACTGAACCTGGCGCTGGCCAACGTGGCGCTGGTGCTGCGCCTGACCGCCTCCGGCGTGACCGAAGCGCAGAACCAGGAATACGTGAAGTTCGCGCGGGCCAAGGGCCTGCCCGCGCGCCGCATCGTCGGCCGCCACATCCTGCGCAATATCCTGATCCCTGTGGTCACCGTGGTCGGCATGGAGTTCGGCCATCTGATCGCTTATTCCACCATCACCGAAACCGTGTTCGCCTGGCCCGGCATGGGCAAGCTGCTGATAGACAGCGTCTACCAGCTCGACCGGCCCGTGGTGGTGGCCTACGTTATGTTCGTTACCCTGCTGTTCGTCCTGATCAATCTGATCGTCGATATCCTGTACGCCGTGCTGGATCCACGGGTGCAGCTGACGGCCGCGAGAGGGTGA
- a CDS encoding ABC transporter permease, whose amino-acid sequence MSDSLSSGRTRTVPPLADTPRRNAILRRLQGRPTVRGTLIVLAVLALVILVAPYFAPQNPYDLANLNLMDGRLPPRAASMDGHLYWLGTDDQGRDMLSAILYGIRISLLVGLSSVALATAIGSAVGLLAAYVGGRVDALLMRLVDFVLGFPSILVALVLLAVMGRGVDKVILALVLVQWANYARIMRGRALQERRKEYVEAAMNLGFPAWRIMVVHLLPNCLGPILVYATVQIAHAIALEATLSFLGVGVPITEPSLGLLIANGFQYLLSGDYWISLFPGLALLFLILAINILGDRLRESLDPRR is encoded by the coding sequence ATGTCCGACTCCCTTTCTTCCGGCCGCACGCGCACCGTGCCGCCCCTGGCGGATACGCCGCGGCGCAACGCCATCCTTCGGCGGCTGCAGGGCCGTCCCACCGTGCGCGGCACGCTTATCGTTCTTGCCGTGCTCGCGCTGGTCATCCTGGTCGCGCCCTACTTCGCGCCGCAGAATCCCTATGACCTCGCCAACCTGAACCTGATGGACGGCCGGCTGCCGCCGCGTGCGGCGTCGATGGACGGCCATCTCTATTGGCTCGGCACCGACGACCAGGGCCGCGACATGCTCAGCGCCATCCTCTACGGGATCCGCATCAGCCTGCTGGTCGGCCTGTCGTCCGTCGCGCTGGCCACCGCCATCGGCAGCGCGGTGGGGCTGCTCGCGGCCTATGTCGGTGGCCGCGTGGATGCGCTGCTGATGCGGCTGGTCGATTTCGTCCTGGGCTTTCCTTCCATCCTGGTGGCGCTGGTCCTGCTCGCCGTCATGGGCCGCGGCGTGGACAAGGTCATCCTGGCGCTGGTGCTCGTGCAATGGGCCAACTATGCGCGCATCATGCGTGGCCGGGCGCTGCAGGAACGGCGCAAGGAATATGTGGAGGCCGCGATGAACCTCGGCTTTCCGGCGTGGCGCATCATGGTGGTGCACCTGCTGCCGAACTGCCTGGGCCCCATCCTGGTGTATGCGACGGTGCAGATCGCGCACGCCATCGCGCTGGAAGCGACGCTGAGTTTCCTGGGCGTCGGCGTGCCTATCACCGAGCCTTCGCTTGGCCTGCTGATCGCCAACGGTTTTCAATATCTGCTGTCCGGCGACTACTGGATCAGCCTTTTTCCGGGACTGGCATTGCTGTTCCTGATTCTTGCCATCAACATCCTGGGCGACCGTCTCCGGGAAAGCCTGGACCCGCGACGATGA
- a CDS encoding ABC transporter ATP-binding protein codes for MSELLLDVRGLRTAFHTPAGAWPAVDGVDLTLRRGEILGLVGESGSGKSVTGFSIMGLIDPPGEVVAGEVRFKGEDLRKRDEEGMRRLRGNRIAMIFQDPLMTLNPVLRIGEQMAETILTHENVSRAEAMARCAEALAMVGIPSPEARLRSFPHEFSGGMRQRVAIAIALLNNPDLIIADEPTTALDVTIQGQILYRMQEICRTRDTALIWITHDLGVVAELADRVAVMYAGRIVETGPVNEVLDAPRHPYTQGLLRSMPAAGHPGARLRQIDGMAPSLSARPWGCPFRPRCPNAVTRCTEQFPGLTREGARGFHCYAPVGRGSAA; via the coding sequence ATGAGTGAACTCCTGCTTGATGTGCGCGGCTTGCGCACCGCATTTCATACCCCTGCCGGCGCCTGGCCGGCCGTCGACGGCGTGGACCTCACCCTGCGCCGCGGCGAAATCCTGGGCCTGGTCGGTGAATCGGGGTCGGGTAAATCCGTGACCGGTTTCTCCATCATGGGCCTGATCGACCCGCCCGGCGAAGTCGTGGCCGGCGAGGTCCGGTTCAAGGGCGAGGACCTGCGAAAGCGGGACGAAGAAGGCATGCGGCGCCTGCGCGGCAACCGCATCGCGATGATCTTCCAGGATCCCTTGATGACGCTCAATCCGGTGCTGCGCATCGGCGAGCAGATGGCCGAAACCATCCTGACCCACGAAAACGTCAGCCGCGCAGAAGCGATGGCGCGCTGCGCCGAGGCGCTGGCCATGGTGGGCATCCCGTCGCCGGAAGCGCGGCTGCGCAGTTTCCCGCACGAGTTTTCGGGCGGCATGCGGCAGCGCGTGGCGATCGCGATCGCGCTGTTGAACAATCCCGACCTGATCATCGCCGACGAACCAACCACGGCGCTGGATGTGACCATCCAGGGCCAGATTCTTTACCGCATGCAGGAAATCTGCCGCACCCGCGATACCGCGCTCATCTGGATCACGCACGACCTGGGCGTGGTGGCGGAACTCGCCGACCGCGTCGCCGTCATGTACGCCGGCCGTATCGTGGAAACGGGACCGGTGAACGAAGTGCTGGATGCGCCGCGCCACCCCTACACGCAGGGTCTGCTGCGTTCCATGCCGGCGGCCGGGCACCCCGGGGCGCGCCTGCGCCAGATTGACGGGATGGCCCCTAGCCTATCAGCGAGGCCATGGGGGTGTCCGTTCCGGCCGCGCTGTCCCAACGCGGTGACCCGCTGCACCGAACAATTCCCCGGACTCACGCGCGAGGGCGCCCGCGGTTTCCATTGCTACGCGCCCGTCGGGCGAGGGAGCGCGGCATGA
- a CDS encoding ABC transporter ATP-binding protein — MQATSTGNDTAAVGADAAARQGADAANATPVIELRGVHKRFEQRPDLAQRLLALAGRPIDRAVVHAVNGVSLSIAPGEVVGLVGESGCGKSTLGRIVAGLHPPTEGDLRYNGRPASELKGRDRLDYVLGVQMVFQDPQASLNPRHRVRQILGEALKVHKLAPPDEIPARIDAALAAVGLGADYRDRFPHQISGGQRQRIGIARALMVQPSFLVCDEPVAALDVSIQAQVINLFMDLRERHGFTYLFISHDLGVVRHISDRVAIMYLGRIVETAPAAQIFSRANHPYTQALLAEMPDVNRRGRRFTPIQGEIPSPLAPPSGCTFHPRCPHAMPRCREQAPPLAEIAPAHWSACHLNDRAA; from the coding sequence CTGCAAGCGACATCCACCGGAAACGACACCGCCGCCGTGGGCGCCGACGCGGCCGCCCGGCAAGGCGCCGATGCCGCCAACGCGACGCCCGTGATCGAGCTGCGCGGCGTGCACAAGCGCTTCGAGCAGCGGCCCGATCTGGCGCAACGGCTGCTGGCCCTGGCCGGCCGCCCCATCGACCGCGCCGTGGTGCATGCGGTCAACGGTGTCAGCCTGTCGATCGCGCCGGGCGAAGTGGTCGGCCTGGTCGGCGAATCGGGTTGCGGCAAATCCACGCTGGGCCGCATCGTGGCCGGACTGCACCCGCCCACCGAAGGCGACCTGCGCTACAACGGCCGCCCGGCGTCCGAGCTGAAAGGCCGCGACAGGCTGGACTACGTGCTGGGCGTGCAGATGGTGTTCCAGGATCCGCAGGCATCGCTGAATCCGCGCCATCGGGTGCGCCAGATACTTGGCGAGGCCCTGAAGGTGCACAAGCTGGCGCCGCCCGACGAAATCCCGGCCCGCATCGACGCGGCGTTGGCCGCCGTGGGCTTGGGCGCCGATTACCGCGACCGCTTCCCGCACCAGATTTCGGGCGGGCAGCGCCAGCGCATCGGCATCGCCCGGGCGCTGATGGTCCAGCCGTCGTTCCTGGTGTGCGACGAGCCGGTCGCCGCCCTGGACGTGTCGATCCAGGCGCAGGTCATAAACCTGTTCATGGACCTGCGCGAGCGTCACGGCTTCACCTATCTGTTCATCAGCCACGATCTGGGCGTGGTGCGCCATATCTCCGACCGCGTCGCCATCATGTACCTGGGGCGCATCGTCGAAACGGCGCCTGCCGCACAGATTTTTTCGCGCGCCAACCATCCCTATACCCAGGCGCTGCTGGCCGAAATGCCCGACGTCAACCGGCGCGGGCGACGCTTTACGCCCATTCAGGGAGAGATTCCCTCCCCGCTGGCGCCGCCGTCCGGCTGCACCTTCCACCCGCGTTGTCCGCACGCCATGCCACGGTGCCGGGAGCAGGCGCCGCCGCTGGCCGAAATCGCGCCCGCCCACTGGTCCGCCTGTCACCTGAACGACCGGGCTGCCTGA
- a CDS encoding alpha/beta hydrolase, giving the protein MNLSNVERISLDLNHPGRNAIPYVDEDRNSDRPFTLNTYRPYGYTPDRPVVFVQHGVLRNGDDYRDFWIPAADKHKLLIVAPTFSNEIWPGTESYNNGRVFTPSGNVRPVEGWTYVLVERVFNDLRAAEITECEQAYLFGHSAGGQFVHRLMSSQSHAPFKAVAVGNPGWYTLPTFDHPYPEGLDGVGLTQDHLVRLLGYPMTILAGDQDTATDDPNLPSEPAAQRQGPHRYARAHHYFEAGKREAARLGVPFNWQLISVPGIGHDGKAMSAVCASLWFDGRMPDEAEMARLAGKTVA; this is encoded by the coding sequence ATGAACCTGTCCAACGTCGAACGCATCAGCCTGGATCTGAACCATCCAGGCCGCAACGCCATCCCGTATGTGGACGAGGACCGCAACAGCGACCGTCCGTTCACTTTGAATACCTACCGGCCCTACGGCTATACGCCGGACCGTCCGGTGGTTTTCGTGCAGCACGGGGTATTGCGCAACGGCGACGACTATCGCGATTTCTGGATTCCCGCCGCCGACAAACACAAGCTGCTGATCGTGGCGCCGACCTTCTCCAACGAGATCTGGCCCGGGACGGAAAGCTACAACAACGGTCGGGTGTTCACGCCCAGCGGCAACGTGCGGCCGGTGGAGGGCTGGACCTACGTGCTCGTTGAGCGCGTGTTCAACGACCTGCGCGCCGCCGAGATCACCGAATGCGAACAGGCCTACCTTTTCGGCCATTCCGCCGGCGGCCAGTTCGTGCACCGTCTGATGAGCAGCCAGTCACATGCGCCATTCAAGGCGGTTGCCGTGGGGAACCCGGGCTGGTACACGCTGCCGACCTTCGATCACCCCTATCCCGAGGGGCTCGATGGCGTGGGGCTGACGCAGGACCACCTGGTGCGCCTGCTTGGCTACCCCATGACCATCCTGGCCGGCGACCAGGACACCGCCACTGACGACCCGAATCTGCCCTCCGAGCCGGCAGCCCAGCGGCAGGGGCCGCACCGCTACGCCCGCGCCCATCACTATTTCGAGGCCGGCAAGCGCGAGGCCGCGCGCCTGGGCGTGCCGTTCAACTGGCAGCTGATATCGGTGCCGGGTATCGGGCACGACGGCAAGGCGATGTCGGCGGTGTGCGCCAGCCTCTGGTTCGACGGCCGCATGCCGGATGAGGCCGAGATGGCGCGCCTGGCCGGCAAGACCGTCGCATAG
- a CDS encoding M20 family metallopeptidase yields the protein MPAQPSSALPDSAAIAAGLRPWIECESPTSSPAGVAAMAALIQAEAQAAGLRTAIRSLGGNTGPLLTITNRAPDDTRPGILVLAHMDTVHPIGTLQETPYRIEGDKLYGPGCYDMKAGIYLALLALGRLSEPGSTRLPVDFVLVPDEETGSHASRASIEAYARNAKYGLVCEPARANGGKCVTARKGTGMLRLSVKGHAAHAGVAHEKGRSAIREMAHQVLALESMTDYARGVTVSVGTIEGGTATNTVPALCRCVVDFRVPDMPAAEDTLKRMRGLKPVGPDTSLDIDVELNRPPMVKTEATSQLLGKARLFATAAGFTLDDAPMTGGGSDANFTSAMGVPTLDGLGADGDGAHTLHEHILVSTLAARAKFWHLLLKDLE from the coding sequence ATGCCCGCCCAGCCCTCTTCCGCCCTTCCCGACTCCGCCGCGATTGCCGCCGGCTTGCGCCCCTGGATCGAATGCGAGTCTCCCACCAGCTCGCCTGCCGGGGTGGCCGCCATGGCCGCATTGATCCAGGCCGAAGCGCAGGCGGCGGGCCTGCGCACGGCGATCCGATCGCTGGGCGGGAACACCGGCCCTTTGCTGACGATCACCAACCGCGCGCCGGACGATACCCGGCCCGGCATCCTGGTGCTGGCGCATATGGACACCGTGCATCCCATCGGAACGCTGCAGGAAACGCCTTACCGCATCGAAGGGGACAAGCTGTATGGGCCCGGGTGCTATGACATGAAGGCCGGCATCTACCTGGCCCTGCTGGCGCTCGGCCGCCTGTCCGAGCCGGGCTCGACGCGGTTGCCGGTGGACTTTGTCCTGGTCCCCGACGAAGAAACGGGCAGCCACGCCTCGCGCGCCTCGATCGAGGCCTACGCGCGCAATGCGAAGTACGGCCTGGTGTGCGAGCCGGCGCGGGCCAATGGCGGCAAATGCGTGACGGCCCGCAAAGGCACCGGGATGCTGCGCCTGAGCGTGAAAGGCCATGCTGCACATGCCGGCGTCGCCCACGAAAAGGGCCGCAGCGCGATCCGCGAGATGGCCCACCAGGTGCTGGCGCTGGAAAGCATGACGGACTATGCGCGCGGCGTGACAGTCAGCGTGGGGACGATAGAGGGCGGCACCGCGACCAACACGGTGCCGGCGCTGTGCCGGTGCGTGGTGGATTTCCGGGTGCCCGATATGCCGGCGGCCGAAGACACGCTCAAGCGCATGCGCGGCCTGAAGCCGGTTGGCCCGGACACGAGTCTGGACATCGACGTGGAACTGAACCGGCCGCCGATGGTGAAAACCGAGGCGACCAGCCAGTTGCTGGGCAAGGCGCGCCTGTTCGCGACGGCCGCCGGCTTCACGCTGGACGACGCCCCCATGACGGGCGGCGGCAGCGATGCGAATTTCACTTCCGCCATGGGTGTGCCCACGCTGGATGGCCTGGGCGCCGACGGCGACGGCGCTCACACGCTGCACGAACACATCCTGGTCAGCACGCTCGCCGCGCGGGCGAAGTTCTGGCATCTGCTGCTGAAGGATCTGGAGTAG
- a CDS encoding UvrD-helicase domain-containing protein — protein sequence MSETVPAGLNPAQREAVLYLGGPCLVLAGAGSGKTRVITQKIAYLLRECGYMGRNIVALTFTNKAAREMDERVKTLVDRKLAKGLTISTFHALGVRFLREEARHAGLKPQFSILDADDAMGIIQELLGTTDKGWLRAVQNTISLWKNALVDPDAAAASATTKSDIEAARVYRSYTATLAAYQAVDFDDLIRIPAMLLQNNEEVRTRWQNRVRYLLVDEYQDTNVCQYRLVQLLTGDRAMFTAVGDDDQAIYAWRGATIENLAKLTTDYPTLKLIKLEQNYRSVQRILAAANRVIEKNPKLFEKKLWSDLGVGEPIVVTPMDSEEAEAESIAMRISAARFERQGKWKDYAILYRSNHQARVLEQALRNLKIPYTISGGQSFFDKAEIRDVLAYLRLIANDEDDPAFIRAATTPKRGIGQATLQVLGQYAAERQIPLFAAVFEQGLDALLQPRQLEALRTFAQFIQRMQWRAGRGAPDGAKPASAEPAGVLLDDLLGAIQYERYLYDILDEKPAQTRWQNVLELTGWLKRKAEEDGMTLFELVQHVALVTMLERGEDEEPDAVKLSTLHASKGLEYPHVYMAGVEEGLLPHLGKDDEEGDPARAAESLATRIEEERRLMYVGITRAQRTLNLSWCKKRRRAREDLVREPSRFIEEMGLGDARFPEDEATRAMSPKERLGMLKALLQKGG from the coding sequence ATGTCTGAGACCGTTCCCGCCGGATTGAATCCCGCTCAACGCGAAGCCGTCCTGTACCTGGGCGGCCCCTGCCTGGTCCTGGCAGGCGCGGGCAGCGGGAAGACGCGCGTCATCACCCAGAAGATCGCCTACCTGCTGCGCGAATGCGGCTACATGGGCCGCAATATCGTGGCGCTGACCTTCACCAACAAGGCCGCGCGCGAGATGGACGAGCGGGTCAAAACGCTGGTCGACCGCAAGCTTGCCAAGGGCCTGACGATCAGTACCTTCCACGCCCTGGGCGTGCGTTTTCTGCGGGAAGAGGCGCGCCATGCCGGCCTGAAACCGCAGTTTTCCATCCTGGATGCCGACGACGCCATGGGCATCATCCAGGAGCTGCTGGGCACCACGGACAAGGGTTGGCTGCGTGCGGTGCAGAACACGATCTCGCTGTGGAAGAACGCGCTGGTGGATCCCGATGCCGCGGCCGCCTCGGCCACCACGAAATCCGATATCGAGGCCGCGCGCGTGTACCGCAGCTATACGGCTACGCTGGCGGCGTATCAGGCGGTGGACTTCGACGACCTGATCCGCATCCCGGCGATGCTGCTGCAGAACAACGAGGAAGTCCGCACACGCTGGCAGAACCGCGTGCGTTACCTCCTTGTGGACGAATATCAGGACACCAACGTCTGCCAGTACCGCCTGGTGCAGTTGCTGACCGGCGACCGGGCCATGTTCACGGCGGTGGGCGATGACGACCAGGCCATTTACGCCTGGCGCGGCGCGACCATCGAGAACCTTGCCAAGCTGACGACGGACTATCCGACCCTCAAGCTGATCAAGCTGGAGCAGAACTACCGCTCGGTGCAGCGCATCCTGGCCGCCGCCAACCGCGTCATCGAGAAAAACCCGAAGCTGTTCGAAAAAAAACTGTGGTCCGACCTGGGCGTGGGCGAACCGATCGTCGTGACGCCGATGGACAGCGAGGAAGCCGAGGCTGAGTCGATCGCGATGCGGATTTCCGCGGCCCGCTTCGAACGCCAGGGCAAGTGGAAGGACTACGCGATTCTTTATCGCAGCAATCATCAGGCGCGCGTGCTCGAACAGGCCCTGCGCAACCTGAAGATTCCCTACACGATCTCCGGCGGGCAGAGCTTCTTCGACAAGGCCGAGATCCGCGACGTCCTGGCCTATCTGCGCCTGATCGCCAATGACGAGGACGACCCGGCCTTCATCCGCGCCGCCACCACGCCGAAGCGCGGCATCGGACAAGCCACGCTGCAGGTGCTGGGCCAATATGCGGCAGAGCGCCAGATCCCGCTGTTCGCGGCGGTTTTCGAGCAGGGGCTGGATGCGCTGCTGCAGCCCCGCCAGCTCGAGGCCTTGCGCACCTTCGCGCAATTCATCCAGCGGATGCAATGGCGGGCCGGCCGGGGCGCGCCCGACGGCGCCAAGCCCGCCTCCGCCGAGCCTGCGGGCGTGCTGCTGGACGACCTGCTCGGCGCCATCCAATACGAGCGCTATCTGTACGACATCCTCGATGAAAAGCCGGCGCAAACGCGCTGGCAGAACGTGCTCGAACTGACCGGCTGGCTCAAGCGCAAGGCCGAAGAGGACGGCATGACGCTGTTCGAACTGGTGCAGCACGTGGCGCTCGTGACCATGCTCGAACGCGGAGAGGACGAAGAGCCCGATGCCGTCAAGCTATCGACCTTGCATGCGTCCAAAGGGCTGGAATATCCCCACGTCTATATGGCCGGCGTCGAAGAAGGGCTGCTGCCGCATCTGGGCAAGGACGACGAGGAAGGCGACCCGGCGCGCGCGGCGGAATCGCTTGCCACACGTATCGAGGAAGAGCGGCGCCTGATGTATGTGGGCATCACGCGCGCCCAGCGCACCTTGAACCTGAGCTGGTGCAAGAAGCGGCGGCGCGCGCGAGAAGACCTGGTGCGCGAACCGTCGCGCTTCATCGAAGAGATGGGCCTGGGCGACGCGCGCTTTCCGGAAGACGAAGCCACGCGCGCGATGAGTCCGAAGGAACGCCTGGGCATGCTGAAGGCGCTGTTGCAGAAAGGCGGATGA
- a CDS encoding primosomal protein N', giving the protein MADADATQAPPPTLPQAAEAACRWVRVALDVPLPGPFDYRHDCPLAPGTRVIVPFGRRRLVGVVVENPQTPSFDAAQIKPVEKVLDDLPAFPDDWLRLARFAANYYHRPLGEVMLPALPPPLRKPSAYEGKRSGAGPVARLDARRRKAQPPADGPGSEAESTADPAEPVLNAEQAAAVSAITALQGFRPVLLHGVTGSGKTEVYLHAARQVLARGGQVLLMVPEINLTPQLEAVLRSRLDAVAGPGTLAVLHSGLSDGERLQAWVRAQRGEARVLLGTRMSIFAPLPDLGLIVVDEEHDASYKQQDGLRYSARDLAIWRARDRHIPVVLGSATPSLETWQQAERGRYLRLTLSNRARASQLPKIRLVDTRRLTMKQGMSPQLIDAIAERLAQGEQSLVFLNRRGYAPVLHCASCAWVSHCPRCTAFTVLHRGPGRGGHILQCHHCGYHAAVPRACPECGDQDLQPMGRGTQRVEEQLAELFPQARILRIDADSTRRKGSAQSLFASVHAGEVDILVGTQMVAKGHDFARLGLVGVLNADAMLFAHDFRAPERLFAQLMQVAGRAGRHTEGGEVLIQTGYPEQPVYQALIRHDYTGFARHALEERESTGLPPFAHQALLTAEARELPQALAFLQAARDLPDGDMAGYFPTAHAVTRYDPVPLRVVRVANMERAQLLVESVNRPALQAFLAAWYPLLHDLPAAARVRWQLEVDPLEI; this is encoded by the coding sequence ATGGCTGACGCCGACGCCACGCAAGCTCCCCCGCCGACCCTGCCGCAGGCGGCCGAAGCCGCGTGTCGCTGGGTGCGGGTGGCGCTGGACGTGCCGCTCCCGGGCCCGTTCGACTACCGTCACGACTGCCCGCTGGCGCCCGGCACGCGCGTTATCGTGCCGTTCGGCCGGCGGCGGCTGGTGGGGGTGGTCGTCGAGAACCCCCAGACGCCTTCCTTCGATGCGGCGCAGATCAAGCCAGTGGAGAAGGTGCTGGACGACCTGCCCGCCTTCCCGGACGACTGGCTGCGGCTGGCCCGGTTCGCGGCCAATTACTATCACCGCCCGCTCGGCGAAGTGATGCTTCCGGCGCTGCCGCCGCCGTTGCGCAAACCATCCGCCTACGAAGGCAAGCGGTCCGGCGCCGGACCGGTGGCTCGCCTGGACGCGCGCCGCCGCAAGGCGCAGCCGCCGGCGGACGGCCCCGGCAGCGAAGCGGAGTCCACCGCGGATCCGGCCGAACCCGTGCTGAACGCCGAACAGGCGGCCGCCGTGTCGGCGATCACCGCGCTGCAGGGTTTCCGGCCCGTGCTGCTGCACGGCGTGACGGGAAGCGGCAAGACGGAGGTCTACCTGCATGCCGCCCGGCAGGTGTTGGCGCGCGGCGGCCAAGTGTTGCTGATGGTGCCGGAGATCAATCTCACGCCACAGCTCGAGGCGGTCCTGCGCAGCCGGCTCGATGCCGTGGCGGGGCCCGGGACGCTCGCGGTGCTGCATAGCGGCTTGTCGGATGGGGAACGCTTGCAGGCATGGGTGCGGGCGCAGCGCGGCGAAGCCCGGGTCCTGCTTGGAACGCGCATGTCCATCTTTGCGCCGCTGCCGGACCTGGGTTTGATCGTGGTGGACGAGGAGCACGACGCCTCCTATAAACAGCAGGACGGGCTGCGTTATTCGGCGCGCGACCTGGCAATCTGGCGGGCGCGCGATCGCCATATTCCGGTGGTGCTCGGTTCGGCCACGCCGTCATTGGAAACCTGGCAGCAAGCCGAACGCGGCCGTTATCTGCGCCTGACGCTGTCGAACCGCGCCAGGGCGAGCCAGCTTCCGAAGATCCGGCTGGTCGACACGCGCCGGCTGACGATGAAGCAGGGCATGTCGCCCCAACTGATCGACGCCATCGCCGAACGGCTAGCGCAGGGCGAGCAATCCCTGGTTTTCCTGAACCGGCGCGGCTATGCGCCGGTGCTGCACTGCGCCTCTTGCGCGTGGGTCAGCCATTGTCCGCGCTGTACTGCTTTTACGGTCCTGCATCGCGGTCCGGGCCGCGGCGGCCATATCCTGCAGTGCCACCACTGCGGCTACCATGCCGCCGTGCCGCGGGCGTGTCCGGAGTGCGGCGACCAGGATCTGCAGCCCATGGGGCGGGGCACGCAGCGCGTCGAAGAACAATTGGCTGAACTGTTCCCCCAGGCGCGCATTCTGCGGATAGACGCCGACAGCACGCGCCGCAAGGGCAGCGCGCAATCCCTGTTCGCCAGCGTGCACGCCGGCGAAGTGGACATCCTGGTCGGCACGCAGATGGTGGCCAAGGGCCACGATTTCGCCCGGCTGGGGCTGGTCGGCGTGCTGAACGCGGATGCGATGCTGTTCGCGCACGACTTTCGCGCGCCGGAACGCCTGTTCGCGCAATTGATGCAGGTGGCGGGCCGCGCCGGGCGGCACACCGAAGGCGGCGAGGTTCTCATTCAGACCGGCTATCCCGAACAACCCGTGTATCAGGCGCTGATTCGTCATGACTACACCGGCTTTGCCCGCCACGCGCTGGAAGAGCGCGAAAGCACCGGCCTGCCTCCTTTCGCCCATCAAGCCCTGCTTACCGCGGAAGCGCGCGAGCTGCCCCAGGCGCTTGCCTTCCTGCAAGCCGCCCGCGATCTGCCGGACGGCGACATGGCGGGCTATTTCCCCACGGCGCATGCGGTGACGCGCTACGATCCCGTGCCCCTGCGGGTGGTGCGTGTGGCCAATATGGAGCGCGCCCAGCTGTTGGTGGAAAGCGTCAACCGCCCGGCGCTGCAAGCCTTCCTGGCTGCCTGGTATCCCTTGCTGCACGACCTGCCGGCCGCCGCGCGCGTACGCTGGCAGCTGGAAGTCGACCCTCTGGAAATTTGA